In Phaseolus vulgaris cultivar G19833 chromosome 3, P. vulgaris v2.0, whole genome shotgun sequence, the sequence GCTGTCCATTGCACTCCATTACCTTCTCCTAGTTGATGGAAATgtcttttttttaatgttctcTTAAATGTTAAATTGTCCCTATCATTATAGCTAGAATATCAAGTTATTTTAGTATAGGCATTTAAAATTACTGTTTTTGTATATAACTTAAGACATTAGTTAAAATCACTGCCTGTAATTAATTGAACTAGAACTTGGCAATCTTTAGGGGGCAAGTGGAGCGGTGAATGCTATTATGCTACTTGATATATTTCTCTTTCCAAAAGCAACCCTTTACCTTGACTTTTTTATACCAGTTCCCGCGATCTTGCTGGTATGTTCTTCTCCACCTTTTATTATGTTAAGCCAAAATTGTGAAGTTTGTGATGCAGATACTCACATATCCTTTTCTCTTCTTATGATTTCTTGTTAATTAAGGGTATCTTTATTATTGGGAAAGATATGCTCAGGATACTAGAGGTATGGTGAACTCCAAGGCTTACTTGTTTACTATTGTTCATAATATTTTCCATCTTGAGTAACTTTGTCGTAGAGATGATCAAATGCTAGAGTTGTAACTAGTTCAATGAGATCAACATAATTTTAGCATATAATCCACTAGGATTTTTTTGGTGCCttagttgtgatggctttgggTAGTTTATACGAGATCCATGGTTCCAAACTTAGTCACTATTGTACCAAAAAGTACAATGTGCTTCAAGATTTAATAGGTCTTATCGTGTCTATGGtaagttatttataaataagtaaCTCTTTTTGTTACAATCTTGATGCCTTAATATGGTTATCAACTTGCTATGTCAATCACAAATAGCCTTATCATACACgtgaaaaaatttcataaattctaTTTGATTGAGATTTAGAAACAATGAAAAAATAGCCTTATTCACAAATAGCCTTGTCATACACGTTATGCTTAACGTGATGGTTCTAAAACTAGGAATTCACAAAACAACTTAATCATTAGTCACATGATGGTCATTGGGTTGATAAAAAACCTAATTCTTAGTTAGGAGTATTTACAATGAGATCCCATGTGATGTACTCTCCTCACTGGTTTTCTTTGAACATGTCCAAACCATTTTAATGAATTTTCTTTCATCGTTTCCTAAGCAGATGCCATgttaatatcattttataattttccttTCTTGGGTAAtctcaagttttgaagaaaataatttCTCTATTATTCTGTTTCATTACTTacatcttatatatatatatatatatacatatattgatTGGATAAATTTGGAAACAAGCATTGCCTATTCTAGGAAACAAATCCCTGAGATTGTGGGATTGATATGCTAGTAATAAAAACAAGATACAAcgaatatacaaaattaaaaaacaataagaaTCAAATATGAAACTTTCTAAAATATCTTGACACTTCCCCTCAAGCTGGTGAATAAGTGTTCTCCATTTCCAGCTTGAGTATAATTCTTTTCAAGTTACTATTGTTCAGCCCCTTGGTAAGTATGTCTGCAAGCTGTCCTTGAGTAGACTCATATGGAGTACATGCCACCATCAAGCttttatttgataaaatgtTTGTCCAATTCAGTATGTTTAGTTCTATCATGTTGCACTAGGTTGTGAGCTATGCTGATTGCAAATTTATTGTCACAATATAACCTCATTGATTCATCCCACTTTATCTTTAAGTCCTCCAATATAATCTTCAGTTAACAGTGCACATATTTCTCGAGTCATTGCCCGAAATTCTACTTCAGCACTAGATCTAACCACCACACTTTGTTTTTTACTCTTCCAAGTTACTAGGTTTCTACCAAGGAAGGTACAATATCCAGTAGTTGAGCTCCTGTCCACAACTGAACTTGCATAATCAACATATATCTCTAAACTAGTACTCttgtttctttttaattaagttCCTCTTCCTGGTGTTCCTTTCAAATACTGGACAATTCTAAGAGCAACTTTTAAATTTGCTTCCTTTGGTTGATGCATAAATTGGTTGACTAGACTCACAACAAAAGCAATATTTGGTCTACTGTGAGATAGATAAATAAGTCTTCCTACAAGTCTATGGTACATTTCTTTATCTACAACAACATCATTCTTTGCACTTCCCAACTTTGAATTTGGATCAACAGGTGTACTTGCTAGCTTGCAGACTGTTTTATCGGTTTCTTGTAATAGATCTGTAATGTATTTTTGCTGAGATATGAAGATTCCTTTCTTGAAATGGGCTACTTcaattcccaaaaaatatttcagaagtattgatttcaaattctttgcaagaCATTGACTCAACCTTTTGTTGCTCCTTTTCAACATTTCCAGTAACAATGATATCTTTCACATAGACCAATAGAACTGTTACTCCCCCTAAATCAGAATGCTTGATAAAATGAATCTGGACACAAAATGAATCttacagcaatgaaggctgtaaGTAAATCGAACGATTCTTCCAAGGATAAGGAGCTCTGATATTATCTTCagtttagaagaaaataatttcTCTCTTGTTCAGTCTCATTACTTACATCTTTATACATACATTGATTGGATAAATTTGGAAACAAGCACAACCTATACTAGGAAACAAATCCCTGAGATTTTGGGATTGATATGCTAGTAATAAGAACAAGATACAACCAATATACAGATTTAGGAATCAAATCTGAATCTCGACATGCAACCACAcatatattttaacattatCCAATTTATATAAAAGCTGATACTTTAAAAACCCATTTCACATAAGTAATCACATGAACTCATGTCACAAGTCATAATTTTGTCTTCTTTCTAATTGTAGTTCATATTAAGTGCATTTCCCCACATTGTGAAGTGTACACAATGGACAGTTACATTAAACATGTAACACAGTCAAGAAAAGTACAATTTTCTCAGTTAatgttctttctttctttcttctctgtcTAATAAGCAGTTACTACACAAGTGACTACACATAAAGCTTATGTttcatgttaacaaaaatggaAAAGCCAACGATACAGCCAAATTAGGTTCTTACCGAGTGACTGACCGTTGAAGCCATTATCTaagaaaagaattaaaacagtgGAATGGAATAGTCATATAGGATGCATGCGGTTAGCGAATGCCTAGGTGTGACCTGTTTcagaaaaaatatgaaaactaTGCAAGTGGAATCATCAAATAGAATGAGTTAAGTTGTGCACCTGCAGTTCCTTTTTCATTAAAGTTTGTATaacatatcaattttttttaatgagaaTTGATGAAAGAAAACATAAACCAAAAAATGAATAGTTGAATCATGTGATTGTAATTGATGGTCTGCACGGCAAGCTTTCTCTTCTGCATGATACCTGCATATCATTTGAACTACACTTCCCGTCATTCATTCTGTGGCAGAATACTATTGTTGATTGTCAAATTGCAGGGAGACAGTCAAATATCAGGATCTGTTCATTTGGGGGGAGCTGTTGTTGCAGCCGTGGCTTGGGCAGGTGTTCGGAAAGGAAGATTCTAAATCCCTTTTCCAAACTTGGAAAACTGTGTCTATCCTGTTCAATGGTTTTCCTTTCAGGTTTAACAGCCGCGCATACAAAATTTTACTGTTTTTCTCCAGGTTTTAATGATATATTGTTAATGTTAAACACTTTAGTCTtccaaaatgaaaaagagaataTTATACCCTTTCTCATCCAAAGAAATATGTTAGCCCCCTCAATACTTTCGCCTACATTAGGCATTTGAATTTACATTCTTGAACCAAACTAGTTTTTtggggttatttttttcttatcattcacgtagttttttctcttttaaataatattccttatttttaatttcaatttgatttaaaactaaattttgatattttttccaGTTTACATTAGCTAAATCATTATCTtaactaatattaattataaaccaattaattttgatattatattattaacaaaagtgccaaataatttgattttcaattttaattttatttgttctccTTAAACATACTTAATTTAATAttgtaaaacattttttattcattattaaacaataatttttttattgattgcagtattttataaattttagttaaaaaaatcgAAATTATCAAAGGTGACCCAAAATTGTCaatgagttgttttttttttttaattattgctAGGATAAAATTTTATGCAGCAACAAAATGCTTCTGAAGGTTTTGCCTGCAACAAACCAGGGATAGTCATTAGGTTGAAAAGTTTACTCCAGAGTTTATAGTGCCAAATTGGTCTATTAACTTATGAGTTAGTTTTAAGTCCAACCAATATGATTGAAGATAGGAAAATTAAATGATTGAAGGAGAAGGAAATTAGTTTAGTAAAAATTATCTAGGGTGCTAAATCTTATGATACCATTTGAAAGTTCTAAGAAAGGATGTTTGAGGACCACCTACTAAGTGAAATATGTAAGGATTGCATTTTTTTGGAGGTATTTTATTTGCATATGGGCAATttgataattataaattaaattatatttttatcttattatcTAAACATATATTCTTACCATCAtatgaaactacttttttttcctATTCATCTCTATCTTAATTATGAAAAAGTtatttctttcatattttaCCAGTAAAATTATATATGCCTTGTCCATTCTCTCTCTCATGGTAATACAAAATACagaaaacaattattaaaataaagaagtattactaaaacttaaaaaaaaaactctataaaaacagttataaaaataaattattttttatctttcctTATGGGTAATTTCTCTCATagatactaaaattaataataaatacactTACAGaacataaaaagtaaaatagtaAGGAATTCTATATACAAGTTACAAAAATAATCCCATTGTTAAtaatatagatatagatatagatatagatattatatatccagttcttataatatttttttaaataatttacgcatataattattatattaaatagaaatgaattattttattaaaattaagaaaatttattatatttattgattCCTATAAAATCATACTAaaagatatataaaaataaccattgagtattttttttttttttatctttatacatATACTTAGTCTTCTTAACCTGATACTTAAAACTAACCTAACCTTATGTTATAGATTAAATCATTTATCATAAATTATGATAAAATCCAAGTATAATATAActatgtattaattttttagttacaacttatacattttaattatatataataaacatttttcttcttcagtCCATTAGTCTAAAATAATATTCTATCCAAAATACTTGTgtgaaaagaaaattaagaaatcaatgtaataaaaaaacaataatctTTTTCCATATATTAATGTTCTTGGCCAAGCCTAAACCTTATCCCACCAAAACCCCCATTTTCCTCAGCACCAAGCAAATATCTTCATCTGCGAACTTCAAATTCACTCGCAACTTCTTCATTCTTCTCCTTCTTCACTCTTCAATCTTCGCTCTTCACCTGTACCAATCACACCCACTCTCAGAGCTTCGACATGTTCACTTCGTCAACTCCCACTTCACTCCGCACCCCAATCCTTCACCACGCTCTTCCCTCCTCATCCTTCCGAACCAACTTCTCCCCTCTCACCCTCCCACCCTTCCACCGCACCCTCTCCTTCCTCCCCCCTCCACCGCTCATCCCGGCGGTGCCCACCCTCCCGACCGCTGTGAAGGCGGACAAGTCCGGCGAGCAGAAGTGGGTCCACGAGGGCCTTATCATGGAGTCCCTCCCCAACGGCATGTTCCGCGTGCGCCTCGACAACGAGGACCTCATTCTCGGCTACATCTCCGGAAAAATCCGAAAAAACTACGTTCGGATCCTCCCGGGCGACAGGGTCAAGGTCGAGGTCAGCCGCTACGACTCCTCCAAAGGACGCATCGTTTATAGGCTCCGCTCCAGCACCTCCTCTTAACACCCACAACCTGTTTGTTAAATTCACCAACACAACGCATGCATAGTCGTTGCTGTATAAAAAGTTGCAAACATGAAAGTAATGATAATGCTTCTTTGATTTGCTGCAATCAATTTCGTTTTAATTTCTTCTTTTGAATCACTTTTGTCTTATTGGTTGTTGTTAGAGTGGGCAGTATTTTTTATTCCCAATCCTCGAAAACACTGTCATTGCGATAAGATGTTGCGGTTCCAGACCGGTGCTTTTTTACCTCCAGTGATGTGTTTGTGATGAAATTGGGTTTCTTTTGCATAAACTGAAGCTTCTGTTCTAGTGTTTGAGATTGTGAAGGTTAATCAATTTAGTCTATGTAATGGTTTTAGTTTATGACTTGCCAAGGGTCATTCATTGTTGCAATAAGATTTTCTGATAGGTGGGAAGATGCAAAACTTTTAGTTTGTTTAGCTACTTTTAGTTGTGTTCTCTGATTATGCTCAACTtcaattcaaatatttattaggTGAATTAGTGAGAAGAGAAATTTAAGAGGTAAAAGTTTATTAATCTTTCAAATTCAGAGCTTGCCAAGACAACTACTAACCTTATGCATACTGATATTACCCAAACTGCACTTAGATACAAGCAAAGTGAACATAAAAGAATCCTCATCGAGTGCATAGTTCAGAGCCTCCCTCTCAATCATCTGCTTGTTTTTCGTTTCAAAATTTAAAGACGAGAATTAGAGAAAGGGTGAGTTTGATAAGAATATGCAGCAGATAAATGTTCATATAAAAGGTGCTGATTTTGTTGGTTCATGAAAATTGGTTCTGCAGGTTTATCTTCCTGTAGAGTTGAAGTGAAGCTCAAGTCAAAATGAGTAAGTACCTATACAAAACACACTTCACTTCTGTAGCACAAATTGCTATGTACTCAAGAATGATAATAACCTTTTATTCCAACACTTCAAaccttaaaaatttaaaattaatcatgCTATGAACCTCACGTTTCTATATCTTTCACTGCTCCTGAGAAGCAAAATAGTCTTTTAATGTTAACAACTCCTGTGGTGAAAATCCACCAGAAAGTTAACAACTCACTTTGGAAGACAACCTCATTAGGGGCGAGTGACTTTTGTGGTTGTCATTCATGTCtaactatattttaaaatttagtttatatatttttttaaataaaatgttagatataatttaatataagagatattaattgaatttctgtttaaaagtgattttaaataaaatataattagttaatttaaaattaatttgtttcaaaaatattcttttgtaattattatatttcataatacatattttagaggaaaaaaattaaattaatatagttttaaaattattcaaactCTTTTGGGTGCATGTAGGTTTTTTTTctacataaattatttaaaatttgattacaTTATTGAAAATTTCATTTCTCATTGTATATTTATCgatgaatttagttttaatagaataaattctctttagttatattaattaaataaaaaatctcaaATCATGTATATTATGAGAAAAAACACGGAGAATCATGAATCACAGATTATtacatgtaatatttttttttttttaagttttacaaAACTTGTTATTTTGTCcccattttattaatttttattatatatccCACTTAGTTAAATATTTAGTGAGTTAGTAAAAATGTGTGAAAAGTGAAAGTTATGAAGGTAAAATGCGTGAAAATTTTTGAATGGTAAAAATAGTGACATATTataatttagagaaaaatatGTTCCACTAATCCTAATTAATATATATCacattcaaatttttatttaatttaaaaaaaataatgtggtaataaacattcaaaattttaaatagatGAGATATGGAAAATATACAAGAAAAGAATAACAAAATGTCCACtctactaaataatataaatttgcataaaaatatatattactaaCGTTACTTtgtaattataattagaaaaacgACTTAACCTAATATAAGAAAATAGACAGAAGGAAAAATCTTCAATTACATAATAAGTGGACATAAATGATTGCTCATGGATACAACacagaaagaaaaagaataaaaaagttgaaatatattttttaaataataataatacgcTTCCACAGCAAGAATAAGAATGAAGAGTCATCATCCTTAATGtaatttcaaattattataaaaattaataaagttattatatataattatttttaattaaataataattcatGTATTgtcttactttattttttagatttggccaaataaaaaataaatgaattaacTAAAATGTGTATAACTTTTGaaataacaattataaaaaactaacaaatttataataataaagcacatatatttttgtattgataatacaaaaaatatttgataaaaaaggtaaaacTATAAACAATCTCAAAAtctatcataataataattattattattattaagctTATCAAAGCTTATATTGTTAAATTATTatcaaatcaaatataaatattcaaTTCTTATCTATGATTCTTAACATGAGGAGAATGTCTAGGATCTCACACAGTTTAACCCTTTGGATTTTCTTaaacaaactttattttataaacctaAACTGAAACCTACATTCTAGAATTTTCTATTTactgattattattattaatttacttGCCATGTTTCAAAGAGGAAATTCATCAAACGAGCGAAAATAGTCCACGTGTTACACAAATACCTATCTATCCCTCTTCAGATTCACTCCATCTCTcaggttaattttttttactgggCTCGGCTTTATCGGCTTAAAAACCAGTTTCATTCTGATTCCTTTGATttgacactttttttttcaaatttttcccCATTCGCATGTATGTCGTCTTCCTCTGTTTTGATTTCACCCTCGCCCCTtttcttcttcgcatattgttgaattaaaaaaatcgGAAAAATCtcgtttttaaaattatattttattgggGTGGTGAGAAAAAATTGATTCCTTTGTACCGTCGAAAATGAGGTGGGAAAAGGTTGAGGTGAAGGCGATAGGCACAGAGGGTGGTGAAGGTGGGAATGAGGTGTATGGGCCAGGGAAGAGGTGGGGTCACACCTGCAACGCCGTCAAAGGTGGCAGACTTGTCTATGTCTTCGGTGGATACGGCAAAGATAACTGTCAGACCAACCAAGTTCATGTCTTTGACACTGGTAACTGCCTCcactcttttatttaattatttttcttcatgCCCTGATGTCACGATGAGTTTCTGGTTGGAAAATGCTATTTGGTTTTCATTTGATAGGTTATGTGCAGCTGAAAAATGGATACTTGTTTCGTATTCGATGTTTGTATAGAGTgtattattttatgttacaCTTTTCAGTTTTTTATGCCTTTGTTGTTGTTCTAGGGCTCTCTCTGGCCGGCAAGATAATGTGAAAATCGTATtgtattgtttattttctgATTCCCCATTTGTGATTTGCAGTGAAGCAGACTTGGAGCCAACCTACTCTAAAAGGCTCCCCACCTACCCCTAGGGACAGCCACACTTGCACAGCCATTGGTGATAATCTGTTTGTGTTTGGGGGTACAGATGGGATGAATCCTCTCAAGGATTTGCACATATTAGACACTTGTGAGTCTTCTTTCTCATATCTAAATTATTCACCCTTTTTTGCATCCAAAAGCCATAATGTATGTTCTTTAGCTCAAGTTGAATCAATGGTCTATGTGCAAGCCGGGACAGATGTGGTCCCGGACCTTTGATGGACACTGATATTGAAATCTACTGCTTAAGTTAAGATCTGAGAATGCTATGCAGTTATGTCTAATTGATTGTTATTTATCTATTTACTATTTGACTCACTGATGTTAAATCATGTTAGCGTTGCATACATGGGTTTCTCCCACCATAAGAGGAGAAGGGCCACCAGCACGTGAGGGTCATAGTGCAGCAGTTGTTGGAAAACGCCTATTCATATTTGGTGGTTGTGGAAAATCTTCAGATAGTAATAATGAGGTCTACTACAACGACCTTTACATATTAAATACAGGTGATTTTCTCATATCATAATGCCCGTTATGGGATAAGTTAGTTCCCTGCATGATTTATTCCCTTGATATTTAAATGAGACCTCATATCGGTGATGGTGGCAAAATTGATAGTGTTTCCAAGTTTGTTGATTATTTTTGAGAGAACATATCTGAACTTGGCATAATCATATATTTTATGGCTTGCTTGTAGAGGCTTATTATGATTTCAGTTGTGAATTATGAGACGGCACTTGTTTGATTACTCATGGAGACATAGGGGTGTCAAAGCATTTTAGTTCTTTTCTCATTTATTTTGCTTTCACATTTGCATTTGTATTGAAAATTTGACTGTTACTTTTGATTAATGATTGCATATAAGTTATGCTGATAATTCCTTTGTAGAGACATTTGTCTGGAAGTGTGCTACAACATCAGGCTCTCCACCGTCTCCTCGTGATAGCCACTCTTGTtcatcttggaaaaataaaattattgtaatagGAGGTGAAGATGGACATGATTATTATTTGTCTGATGTCCATATCCTTGATACTGGTATCGATCTGTTCCatctttttctcttaattttacTGAATTGTAATATCTgtattacaaatataaaatgtaCAATAGTAGTGCAAAATAAAGGATCTTTATTCAGAATATCATGATGTTCTTTGAAATGTCTGTAATTATTAGATACTTTAATCTGGAGGGAGCTGAGTGCATCAGGCCAATTGTTGCCTCCTCGAGCTGGTCATTCGACTGTTTCTTTTGGCAAGAACTTGTTCGTTTTTGGGGGATTTACAGATGCCCAAAATCTCTATAATGACCTTTATATGCTTGATATTGGTATGTTCTTTATAGCTTATACGAATATTTTTTCACTTTTGAGTTTTTGTCTGTGTTGTACTGTGGTTTAACTGTTTAATTAAAATAGAACCTTACTGTGAAGGCCATTGCTGTGGCTTTtataacttttactttttaagtTGAGAATTTAGTCCTTGTGGAGCAGCACCGCACGTGACAGGTTGTTTGCAAACTTATTTCTGCACATTTCATTGGTGCCAAATGCTTTTGACATTTCTTCAGAAGATATTCAATCATTTAGATGATGAGAGTTCACGTTGGTCATTTTAGCTTATAAATTAATGTAGGGTCTTGCTCCAACTTTCCCAAAATTACTGTTTCAGTGACTATTGTTATGTATATGGTAATTGATTCCTCATATAATCTTTCATTTCTTACTAACTGTAGACACTGGTGTTTGGACAAATGTTACATCTGCAACCAATGGTCCTTCTGCTAGATTTTCTGTGGCTGGTGACTGTTTAGACCCTTTCAAGGGGGGTGTTCTTGTATTCATAGGTGGTTGTAATAAAAGTCTTGAAGCCCTGGATGATATGTATTACCTATATACAGGTTCAGCAAAGTGACATTTATTTgctattattaaattttataacataACCTTTGGTTCTGGTATTTCTCTAGTATCTCTTATCAATTATGATATATATCTGCCTTTTAGGGATTGCTCGGGAAAGTGAACAGAGACCAGAGAAGTTATCTTTAAGGAAGCAATTGAAACTGAAGTGCCAAGAACAAAATCCCAATCCTGGCCAAAATCAAGTTCTAGTAAGATATGGTGTGGGTTCTGATATGGGCCAGATCATGTCAGTGTTGAATTATAGCCAGCCAAGTATGAATTTGTTGTCTTTATACATAAAGTTTGTGATTCATTGATAGTAAAGT encodes:
- the LOC137807700 gene encoding translation initiation factor IF-1, chloroplastic is translated as MFTSSTPTSLRTPILHHALPSSSFRTNFSPLTLPPFHRTLSFLPPPPLIPAVPTLPTAVKADKSGEQKWVHEGLIMESLPNGMFRVRLDNEDLILGYISGKIRKNYVRILPGDRVKVEVSRYDSSKGRIVYRLRSSTSS
- the LOC137807701 gene encoding acyl-CoA-binding domain-containing protein 5 isoform X1; the encoded protein is MRWEKVEVKAIGTEGGEGGNEVYGPGKRWGHTCNAVKGGRLVYVFGGYGKDNCQTNQVHVFDTVKQTWSQPTLKGSPPTPRDSHTCTAIGDNLFVFGGTDGMNPLKDLHILDTSLHTWVSPTIRGEGPPAREGHSAAVVGKRLFIFGGCGKSSDSNNEVYYNDLYILNTETFVWKCATTSGSPPSPRDSHSCSSWKNKIIVIGGEDGHDYYLSDVHILDTDTLIWRELSASGQLLPPRAGHSTVSFGKNLFVFGGFTDAQNLYNDLYMLDIDTGVWTNVTSATNGPSARFSVAGDCLDPFKGGVLVFIGGCNKSLEALDDMYYLYTGIARESEQRPEKLSLRKQLKLKCQEQNPNPGQNQVLVRYGVGSDMGQIMSVLNYSQPSRLNIPVNQSLPPGKKMFEAKVTENISEGYTIETVIDGKPLRGILFLNKPNTLYSAAQTTSRKRTLGEIDGVVSNGTHSNQLKTPKLPKQNQMENQEAFCGDSSESHEHRTEPIPVVMSSNPMTADASDTHKVSANPEPEAAALNQNDEKHETPISLSGNLKKANDVTSSKDEVQTNDQTNVLISNFEVTRHDTKFDAPNYNTEFQKPAASESAFCLSNQGAAADSTTPTRECSEAAKLI
- the LOC137807701 gene encoding acyl-CoA-binding domain-containing protein 5 isoform X2 — translated: MRWEKVEVKAIGTEGGEGGNEVYGPGKRWGHTCNAVKGGRLVYVFGGYGKDNCQTNQVHVFDTVKQTWSQPTLKGSPPTPRDSHTCTAIGDNLFVFGGTDGMNPLKDLHILDTSLHTWVSPTIRGEGPPAREGHSAAVVGKRLFIFGGCGKSSDSNNEVYYNDLYILNTETFVWKCATTSGSPPSPRDSHSCSSWKNKIIVIGGEDGHDYYLSDVHILDTDTLIWRELSASGQLLPPRAGHSTVSFGKNLFVFGGFTDAQNLYNDLYMLDIDTGVWTNVTSATNGPSARFSVAGDCLDPFKGGVLVFIGGCNKSLEALDDMYYLYTGIARESEQRPEKLSLRKQLKLKCQEQNPNPGQNQVLVRYGVGSDMGQIMSVLNYSQPSRLNIPVNQSLPPGKKMFEAKVTENISEGYTIETVIDGKPLRGILFLNKPNTLYSAAQTTSRKRTLGEIDGVVSNGTHSNQLKTPKLPKQNQMENQEAFCGDSSESHEHRTEPIPVVMSSNPMTADASDTHKVSANPEPEAAALNQNDEKHETPISLSGNLKKANDVTSSKDEVQTNDQTNVLISNFEVTRHDTKFDAPNYNTEFQKPAASESAFCLSNQAADSTTPTRECSEAAKLI
- the LOC137807701 gene encoding acyl-CoA-binding domain-containing protein 5 isoform X3 — encoded protein: MLFGFHLIVKQTWSQPTLKGSPPTPRDSHTCTAIGDNLFVFGGTDGMNPLKDLHILDTSLHTWVSPTIRGEGPPAREGHSAAVVGKRLFIFGGCGKSSDSNNEVYYNDLYILNTETFVWKCATTSGSPPSPRDSHSCSSWKNKIIVIGGEDGHDYYLSDVHILDTDTLIWRELSASGQLLPPRAGHSTVSFGKNLFVFGGFTDAQNLYNDLYMLDIDTGVWTNVTSATNGPSARFSVAGDCLDPFKGGVLVFIGGCNKSLEALDDMYYLYTGIARESEQRPEKLSLRKQLKLKCQEQNPNPGQNQVLVRYGVGSDMGQIMSVLNYSQPSRLNIPVNQSLPPGKKMFEAKVTENISEGYTIETVIDGKPLRGILFLNKPNTLYSAAQTTSRKRTLGEIDGVVSNGTHSNQLKTPKLPKQNQMENQEAFCGDSSESHEHRTEPIPVVMSSNPMTADASDTHKVSANPEPEAAALNQNDEKHETPISLSGNLKKANDVTSSKDEVQTNDQTNVLISNFEVTRHDTKFDAPNYNTEFQKPAASESAFCLSNQGAAADSTTPTRECSEAAKLI